GGCACCCAGTTCCGTATATGGGCAAACAAAGTTTTAAACGAATACCTGACAAAAGGTTATGTTATTAATGAACAACGTCTGAAGAAGCAGACAGAAAAAATACGTGAACTTGAGTCAACTATTCATATACTTTCTACTGTCATTGAAAACAAAGAACTCGGACAACCGGAAGCAGTTGGATTACTCAAGGTTATAACGGATTACACCTATGCGCTTGATCTGCTAGATCAGTATGATTATCAAGTATTAGAAATCAAAGATACAAATATTAATGAAATATTTAAGATCACATATGATGAGGCGATGGCTGCAATAAGGGAGCTTGGTCACCAATTTCGCACATATGATCATTCAACTTTTTTCGGTACAGAAAAGGATGATTCATTTAAAGGGTCTCTTTATAACATATACCAAACCTATGCTGAACAAGAACTTTATCCTAGCATAGAAGAAAAAGCAGCGCATTTGTTATATTTTGTGATTAAGAACCACTCGTTTATTGACGGCAACAAACGTATTGGTGCTTTTCTTTTTATCTGGTTTCTTGAGCGTAACGAGTACCTTTATAACCAAGAGGGTAAAAAACGAATAGAAGATAATGCACTTGTTGCAATATGCCTGATGGTGGCCGAAAGCAGACCCGATGAAAAAGATACCATCACTAAGCTTATCGTTAACCTGATTAATCGTCATAATCCGTAAGA
The Candidatus Margulisiibacteriota bacterium DNA segment above includes these coding regions:
- a CDS encoding cytochrome C biogenesis protein CycH, encoding MDNGEVHIYQSPEGDSAVDVVLKDQTVWLSQDQMSKLFEKAKSTINEHIKNIYKEKELSEDQTMRKFGNSEYSTKPTNFYNLDVIISVGYRVKSLRGTQFRIWANKVLNEYLTKGYVINEQRLKKQTEKIRELESTIHILSTVIENKELGQPEAVGLLKVITDYTYALDLLDQYDYQVLEIKDTNINEIFKITYDEAMAAIRELGHQFRTYDHSTFFGTEKDDSFKGSLYNIYQTYAEQELYPSIEEKAAHLLYFVIKNHSFIDGNKRIGAFLFIWFLERNEYLYNQEGKKRIEDNALVAICLMVAESRPDEKDTITKLIVNLINRHNP